A genomic stretch from Haloarchaeobius amylolyticus includes:
- the yjjX gene encoding inosine/xanthosine triphosphatase: MRVAIGSQNPVKVAATERALETLPGVVVEPADVDSGVPEQPRGLDETVAGATNRARRAYETGAFDLGVGIEGGVADLVPAPRSDEGDPTTDLHLVMWAAVFDGTRVERAAGPSIRLPDHVATRVHDGEELGPVMNDEFDRDDVARSEGAIGIFSGGAIDREGALESAVAGALGPFVTPHYRS, encoded by the coding sequence ATGCGAGTCGCCATCGGGAGCCAGAACCCCGTGAAGGTGGCAGCGACCGAGCGAGCCCTCGAAACACTCCCCGGCGTGGTCGTCGAACCGGCCGACGTGGACTCCGGCGTGCCCGAGCAGCCCCGCGGTCTCGACGAGACCGTCGCGGGCGCGACCAACCGGGCCCGCCGCGCCTACGAGACCGGCGCGTTCGACCTCGGCGTCGGTATCGAAGGCGGCGTGGCCGACCTCGTCCCGGCACCGCGGTCGGACGAGGGGGACCCGACGACCGACCTCCACCTCGTCATGTGGGCCGCCGTCTTCGACGGGACCCGCGTCGAGCGCGCCGCCGGGCCGAGCATCCGTCTACCCGACCACGTCGCGACCCGGGTGCACGACGGCGAGGAGCTCGGCCCCGTGATGAACGACGAGTTCGACCGCGACGACGTGGCCCGGAGCGAGGGCGCCATCGGCATCTTCAGCGGTGGTGCCATCGACCGCGAGGGCGCACTCGAGAGCGCCGTCGCCGGCGCGCTCGGGCCGTTCGTCACGCCGCACTACCGGTCCTGA
- a CDS encoding transcription initiation factor IIB has product MPNARTRTRVSSTEEETSDNSLQCPECGGSVVSEGSETVCDDCGLVVEEDQVDRGPEWRAFDAQEKNEKSRVGAPTTNTMHDKGLSTNIDWRNKDAYGNSLGSRQREKMQRLRKWNERFRTRDSKERNLKQALGEIDRMASGLGLPKNVRETASVIYRRALNEDLLPGRSIEGVATSAVYAAARQAGVPRSLDEIAEVSRVEKNEVARTYRYVVRELGLEVQPADPESYVPRFASGLDLSDEAEHRARSLLQNAKEKGVHSGKSPVGLAAAAVYAASLLTNEKTTQAAVSDVADISEVTIRNRYHELLEAEDNLGLV; this is encoded by the coding sequence ATGCCAAACGCACGAACCCGAACACGAGTAAGCAGCACCGAAGAAGAGACATCCGACAACAGCCTCCAGTGCCCCGAATGCGGCGGTAGCGTCGTCAGTGAGGGGTCCGAGACGGTCTGTGACGACTGTGGTCTCGTCGTCGAGGAGGACCAGGTCGACCGCGGCCCGGAGTGGCGCGCCTTCGACGCCCAGGAGAAGAACGAGAAGTCCCGCGTCGGTGCCCCGACGACCAACACGATGCACGACAAGGGTCTCTCGACCAACATCGACTGGCGCAACAAGGACGCCTACGGGAACTCCCTGGGCTCGCGCCAGCGCGAGAAGATGCAGCGCCTGCGCAAGTGGAACGAGCGCTTCCGCACCCGTGACTCGAAAGAGCGCAACCTGAAGCAGGCGCTCGGCGAGATCGACCGCATGGCCAGCGGCCTCGGCCTCCCGAAGAACGTCCGTGAGACCGCCTCCGTCATCTACCGCCGCGCGCTCAACGAGGACCTGCTCCCCGGCCGGTCCATCGAGGGCGTCGCGACCTCCGCCGTCTACGCTGCCGCGCGCCAGGCCGGCGTCCCGCGCAGCCTCGACGAGATCGCCGAGGTCTCCCGCGTCGAGAAGAACGAGGTCGCTCGCACCTACCGCTACGTGGTCCGCGAGCTCGGCCTCGAGGTCCAGCCGGCGGACCCCGAGAGCTACGTCCCGCGCTTCGCGTCGGGCCTCGACCTCTCCGACGAGGCCGAACACCGCGCCCGCTCGCTCCTGCAGAACGCCAAGGAGAAGGGCGTCCACTCCGGGAAGTCCCCGGTCGGCCTCGCCGCCGCGGCCGTCTACGCCGCCTCGCTGCTCACCAACGAGAAGACCACGCAGGCCGCCGTCAGCGACGTCGCCGACATCTCCGAGGTCACCATCCGGAACCGCTACCACGAACTGCTCGAAGCCGAGGACAACCTCGGCCTCGTCTGA
- a CDS encoding GNAT family N-acetyltransferase, whose protein sequence is MCQFRPETAADHAAVEAVHRAAFPTDDEAALVAALRESDAFVPGLSIVAEADAGIVGHVLFTEVSVSGGGRTGRDAARPDAALTLAPVAVSPDRQGEGIGSRLIRHGLDACREAGYECAVLHGDPDFYSRFGFEPAAPYGFSHPFDLPDADFQVLWLTDEENDRIGGRVTYDAAFLDL, encoded by the coding sequence ATGTGCCAGTTCCGCCCCGAGACGGCCGCCGACCACGCTGCGGTCGAGGCCGTCCACCGCGCCGCCTTCCCGACCGACGACGAGGCCGCCCTCGTCGCCGCCTTGCGCGAGAGCGACGCGTTCGTCCCCGGCCTCTCCATCGTCGCCGAGGCCGACGCGGGAATCGTCGGGCACGTGCTGTTCACCGAGGTCTCGGTTTCCGGCGGCGGCCGAACCGGACGCGACGCCGCCCGTCCCGACGCGGCACTCACGCTCGCGCCGGTGGCCGTCAGCCCGGACCGACAGGGCGAGGGCATCGGAAGCCGGCTCATCCGCCACGGGCTCGACGCGTGCCGCGAGGCGGGGTACGAGTGCGCCGTCCTCCACGGCGACCCGGACTTCTACAGCCGGTTCGGGTTCGAGCCGGCGGCGCCGTACGGGTTCTCGCACCCCTTCGACCTACCGGATGCGGACTTCCAGGTGCTGTGGCTGACGGACGAGGAGAACGACAGAATCGGTGGGCGCGTCACCTACGACGCGGCGTTTCTCGACCTGTAG
- a CDS encoding type I 3-dehydroquinate dehydratase → MDFDSFVLCASTADLGEEPAAREHADAVEFRMDLAADPLAALDAYDGELPILATNRVAWEGGEAADDPARLEALTAAAEHDAVEAVDLELAALADDPDGVVADAAAHARDHGAALVVSAHDFEGTFDAEEMAETLEAAGEYGDVAKLAIAAEEPLDVLELLAVTREFAAAGERVATMAMGEVGSHSRVVAPTYGSRIGYAPVDPADATAPGQLPLSRLRELVAALSTKPETY, encoded by the coding sequence ATGGACTTCGACTCCTTCGTGCTGTGTGCGAGCACCGCCGACCTCGGCGAGGAGCCGGCGGCCCGCGAGCACGCAGACGCCGTCGAGTTCCGGATGGACCTCGCGGCCGACCCGCTGGCCGCCCTCGACGCCTACGACGGCGAGCTCCCCATCCTCGCGACGAACCGGGTCGCGTGGGAGGGCGGCGAGGCGGCCGACGACCCGGCCCGCCTGGAGGCGCTGACGGCCGCGGCGGAACACGACGCGGTCGAGGCGGTCGACCTCGAACTCGCCGCGCTCGCGGACGACCCCGACGGGGTGGTGGCGGACGCCGCCGCACACGCCCGCGACCACGGCGCGGCACTCGTCGTCTCGGCCCACGACTTCGAGGGCACCTTCGACGCCGAGGAGATGGCGGAGACGCTGGAGGCCGCAGGTGAGTACGGCGACGTGGCCAAACTGGCAATCGCGGCCGAAGAGCCACTCGACGTGCTGGAACTGCTCGCGGTGACCCGCGAGTTCGCCGCCGCGGGCGAGCGCGTCGCCACCATGGCGATGGGCGAGGTCGGCAGCCACTCACGGGTCGTCGCCCCGACGTACGGCTCGCGTATCGGGTACGCGCCCGTCGACCCGGCGGACGCGACCGCCCCCGGCCAGCTCCCCCTCTCGCGACTGCGCGAGCTGGTCGCGGCGCTGTCGACGAAACCCGAAACCTATTGA
- a CDS encoding zinc ribbon domain-containing protein: MVRVRVVVAVVLSFIFPGLGHAYLRRWARSLLFVGIFVTVTAIAVPESALTSVGSIVEVTQRVSDRITLSESLAMSVVEVAAMTDAYLLASSAARTSDEGPRCPNCGKELDGDIDFCPWCAHEIDELRRVSRD, from the coding sequence ATGGTTCGTGTGCGCGTGGTCGTGGCCGTCGTGCTCTCGTTCATCTTCCCCGGCCTCGGCCACGCCTATCTCCGCCGCTGGGCGCGTTCGCTGCTGTTCGTCGGCATCTTCGTGACCGTCACCGCCATCGCGGTGCCCGAGAGCGCGCTCACCTCCGTCGGCTCCATCGTCGAGGTCACCCAGCGCGTCTCCGACCGCATCACGCTCTCGGAGAGCCTCGCGATGAGCGTGGTCGAGGTGGCCGCGATGACCGACGCCTACCTGCTGGCGAGCAGTGCGGCCCGGACAAGCGACGAGGGGCCGCGCTGTCCGAACTGCGGGAAGGAACTCGACGGCGACATCGACTTCTGTCCGTGGTGCGCCCACGAGATAGACGAGTTACGGCGCGTGTCGCGGGACTGA
- a CDS encoding 3-dehydroquinate synthase II, translated as MTTEREVWLKADSSVGDWEARKRRITAGLEAGVDWVLVDEADVARVRELGAVNVAAFRNGSDVDIITDAESEDDDEVESDGGHADPDAYVVGKGSEGDGTIDFPTDFSGSADLSTIRRGNADGAYVRILGKEYEGFAEEAASIAEYTIVVGEDWTIIPLENLIARIGGETTLVAGVETAEDARTAFETLERGSDAVLLDSDDPGEIRDTVEARDAADREKLDMRWAEVTDIEQTGSADRVCIDTGSLLDHDEGMLVGSMARGLVFVHAETAESPYVASRPFRVNAGAVHAYVRTPGGGTKYLSELKSGDEVQVVDTAGNTREVIVGRAKIEKRPMFRIELAIEDDEAEDRVETLLQNAETIKVHTREGRKAVTELEPGDELLLYYEDKARHFGEAIEESIIEK; from the coding sequence ATGACTACAGAGCGCGAAGTCTGGCTGAAAGCCGACAGCAGCGTCGGCGACTGGGAGGCACGCAAACGACGCATCACGGCAGGGCTCGAAGCGGGCGTCGACTGGGTACTCGTGGACGAGGCCGACGTGGCCCGCGTCCGCGAACTCGGCGCCGTGAACGTCGCCGCCTTTCGCAACGGCAGCGACGTGGACATCATCACCGACGCCGAGAGCGAGGACGACGACGAGGTCGAGAGCGACGGCGGCCACGCCGACCCCGACGCCTACGTCGTCGGCAAGGGTAGCGAGGGCGACGGGACCATCGACTTCCCGACCGACTTCTCCGGCTCCGCCGACCTCTCGACCATCCGCCGCGGCAACGCCGACGGCGCGTACGTCCGCATCCTCGGCAAGGAGTACGAGGGCTTCGCGGAGGAGGCCGCGTCCATCGCCGAGTACACCATCGTCGTCGGCGAGGACTGGACCATCATCCCGCTGGAGAACCTCATCGCCCGCATCGGCGGGGAGACGACGCTCGTCGCCGGTGTCGAGACCGCCGAGGACGCCAGGACCGCCTTCGAGACGCTGGAGCGCGGCTCCGACGCCGTCCTGCTCGACAGCGACGACCCCGGCGAGATCCGCGACACGGTCGAGGCCCGCGACGCGGCCGACCGCGAGAAGCTCGACATGCGCTGGGCCGAGGTCACCGACATCGAACAGACCGGCAGCGCCGACCGCGTCTGCATCGACACCGGCTCGCTGCTCGACCACGACGAGGGGATGCTCGTGGGTTCGATGGCCCGCGGCCTCGTGTTCGTCCACGCCGAGACGGCCGAGTCGCCCTACGTCGCCTCCCGCCCCTTCCGGGTCAACGCCGGCGCGGTCCACGCCTACGTCCGCACCCCCGGCGGCGGCACGAAGTACCTCTCCGAGCTGAAGTCGGGCGACGAGGTGCAGGTCGTCGACACCGCGGGCAACACCCGCGAGGTCATCGTCGGTCGCGCGAAGATCGAGAAGCGCCCGATGTTCCGCATCGAACTCGCCATCGAGGACGACGAGGCCGAGGACCGCGTCGAGACGCTGCTCCAGAACGCAGAGACCATCAAGGTCCACACCCGCGAGGGCCGCAAGGCCGTCACCGAACTCGAACCCGGTGACGAACTCCTGCTCTACTACGAGGACAAGGCCCGGCACTTCGGCGAGGCCATCGAAGAGTCAATCATCGAGAAGTGA
- a CDS encoding HAD family hydrolase: MTAPATVLFDLDLTLCASTQDRDALLSDTFDAVGVEQYCDPADLGAVVGEVGTADTEHGFYESIFAAAADRAGVEDVPTDALASAHADLVDHAAVEFCPGAERALEHARTHAESVGLVTNGGEASQTTKLESLGIADDFDATVFVDPRNGVEPKPHPAPFERALGALDAAPESTIHVGDSLRSDVAGANAMGIGSVWVPYDAASHDGAHDPTHQLDTLHEFETVL, encoded by the coding sequence ATGACTGCCCCCGCCACGGTCCTCTTCGACCTCGACCTGACCCTGTGTGCCTCCACACAGGACCGGGACGCCCTCCTCTCGGACACCTTCGACGCGGTCGGCGTCGAGCAGTACTGCGACCCCGCGGACCTCGGCGCGGTCGTCGGCGAGGTGGGCACCGCCGACACCGAACACGGGTTCTACGAGTCCATCTTCGCCGCGGCCGCCGACCGCGCCGGCGTCGAGGACGTGCCCACGGACGCGCTCGCCAGCGCCCACGCCGACCTCGTCGACCACGCCGCGGTCGAGTTCTGCCCCGGCGCGGAGCGCGCCCTCGAACACGCCCGGACCCACGCCGAGAGCGTCGGCCTCGTCACGAACGGCGGCGAGGCGAGCCAGACCACCAAGTTGGAATCGCTCGGCATCGCCGACGACTTCGACGCGACGGTGTTCGTCGACCCCCGGAACGGTGTCGAACCGAAGCCCCACCCGGCACCCTTCGAGCGCGCTCTCGGGGCACTGGACGCGGCCCCCGAATCGACCATCCACGTCGGCGACTCGCTGCGCTCGGACGTCGCCGGCGCGAACGCCATGGGTATCGGCTCCGTGTGGGTGCCCTACGACGCCGCGAGCCACGACGGGGCCCACGACCCGACCCACCAGCTCGACACGCTCCACGAGTTCGAGACGGTCCTGTAG
- a CDS encoding SprT family zinc-dependent metalloprotease: MHDTGTPDPETPAELCDWARTYASTVDVAVDLDRVDWDVSKRAKRRAGACRYHPDEETCTIVLTWQAYRAFGWRQFTDTIRHELVHAWEFQQFGESGHGERFREKATELDAPRHCKTFSEPRYLLRCAASDCDWRAARHRASKPVKRPADGYRCGACQSPYEVEHVDSGETWRTAAGYREARAALGDDW; encoded by the coding sequence GTGCACGACACCGGCACGCCAGACCCCGAGACGCCCGCGGAGCTCTGCGACTGGGCGAGGACGTACGCCAGCACCGTCGACGTCGCGGTCGACCTCGACCGGGTGGACTGGGACGTCTCGAAGCGGGCGAAACGCCGGGCGGGGGCGTGCCGGTACCATCCCGACGAGGAGACCTGCACCATCGTCCTCACGTGGCAGGCGTACCGCGCCTTCGGCTGGCGGCAGTTCACCGACACCATCCGCCACGAGCTGGTCCACGCCTGGGAGTTCCAGCAGTTCGGCGAGTCGGGCCACGGCGAGCGCTTCCGCGAGAAGGCCACCGAACTCGACGCGCCGCGACACTGCAAGACGTTCTCGGAGCCGCGGTACCTGCTGCGCTGTGCGGCCAGCGACTGCGACTGGCGGGCGGCCCGCCACCGCGCCTCGAAACCCGTGAAACGACCTGCCGACGGCTATCGCTGCGGCGCGTGCCAGTCGCCCTACGAGGTCGAACACGTCGACTCGGGCGAGACGTGGCGGACCGCGGCGGGCTACCGCGAGGCCCGGGCCGCGCTCGGCGACGACTGGTGA
- a CDS encoding 2-amino-3,7-dideoxy-D-threo-hept-6-ulosonate synthase: MNTDIGIQTRLERIGTDGKYVIVPMDHGITLGAVQGLKDIESTIDAVTRGGADAVLTQKGIAPRVHEHKNGAGYIVHLNASTVIGPDSNDKRMTGTVKEAIRVGADAVSFHINVGSNYEPGQIEELSQVTAEAADYGIPVLAMAYARGPDVESDDPQALGHAVRLAEEVGADIVKTGYSGDGDSFEHVVESTRLPVVIAGGAKGTDRETVEMVRGAMDGGAAGVSMGRSIFQHESPERIARAVAAIVHDDASVDEALKRGGFAMEV; this comes from the coding sequence ATGAACACAGACATCGGAATCCAGACACGGCTAGAACGCATCGGGACAGACGGGAAGTACGTCATCGTCCCGATGGACCACGGTATCACACTCGGTGCGGTACAGGGGCTGAAGGACATCGAATCCACCATCGACGCGGTCACGCGTGGCGGCGCGGACGCGGTCCTCACGCAGAAAGGCATCGCGCCCCGCGTCCACGAGCACAAGAACGGGGCGGGCTACATCGTCCACCTCAACGCCTCGACCGTCATCGGGCCCGACTCGAACGACAAACGCATGACGGGCACCGTCAAGGAGGCCATCCGGGTCGGCGCCGACGCCGTCTCCTTCCACATCAACGTCGGCTCGAACTACGAACCCGGTCAGATCGAGGAGCTCTCGCAGGTCACCGCCGAGGCCGCCGACTACGGCATCCCGGTCCTCGCGATGGCCTACGCCCGCGGCCCCGACGTCGAGAGCGACGACCCGCAGGCGCTCGGCCACGCGGTCCGCCTCGCCGAGGAGGTCGGCGCCGACATCGTGAAGACGGGCTACTCCGGCGACGGTGACTCGTTCGAGCACGTCGTCGAGTCCACCCGCCTGCCCGTCGTCATCGCCGGCGGCGCGAAGGGCACCGACCGCGAGACCGTCGAGATGGTCCGCGGCGCGATGGACGGCGGCGCGGCCGGCGTCTCGATGGGTCGTTCCATCTTCCAGCACGAGTCGCCAGAGCGCATCGCCCGCGCGGTCGCCGCCATCGTCCACGACGACGCGAGCGTGGACGAGGCGCTGAAGCGCGGCGGGTTCGCGATGGAAGTCTAG
- the trpA gene encoding tryptophan synthase subunit alpha, translated as MSDLDAAFDEPAFVPYLCVGDPSVERTREYVKALERGGADVIELGLPFSEPIAEGPTIQASVVRALDAGVTPDVYFDFVESLDVEVPLVCMTYYNLIYQYGDEEGPEPFVKRAAEVGISGFVVPDLPAEESGPLREACDEYGLDLVFIVAPTTRGERLERMMEQTSGYVYVQARLGTTGARDDVSDQTADSLSRICQYDIPKAVGFGVSTGDHARRIVAGGADGVIVGSALVDIVAEHGDPEGDDVPQRLEEKARELAEGVRAGYAQGVPEPEGT; from the coding sequence ATGAGCGACCTCGACGCCGCCTTCGACGAACCCGCCTTCGTGCCGTACCTCTGCGTGGGCGACCCGAGCGTCGAGCGCACCCGCGAGTACGTGAAGGCGCTCGAACGCGGCGGCGCCGACGTCATCGAGCTCGGCCTGCCGTTCTCCGAGCCCATCGCGGAGGGGCCGACCATCCAGGCGTCGGTCGTCCGCGCGCTCGACGCCGGCGTCACGCCCGACGTGTACTTCGACTTCGTCGAGTCGCTCGACGTCGAGGTGCCACTGGTCTGTATGACCTACTACAACCTCATCTACCAGTACGGCGACGAGGAGGGGCCCGAACCCTTCGTGAAGCGCGCCGCCGAGGTCGGCATCTCGGGCTTCGTCGTGCCGGACCTGCCGGCCGAGGAGTCCGGCCCACTCCGCGAGGCGTGTGACGAGTACGGGCTCGACCTCGTGTTCATCGTCGCGCCGACGACCCGCGGCGAGCGCCTCGAACGCATGATGGAACAGACCTCGGGCTACGTCTACGTACAGGCACGACTCGGCACCACGGGGGCTCGCGACGACGTGAGCGACCAGACGGCCGATTCTCTCAGTCGCATCTGTCAGTACGATATCCCCAAGGCCGTCGGCTTCGGAGTCTCGACCGGAGACCATGCCAGGCGTATCGTGGCCGGCGGCGCCGACGGTGTCATCGTCGGCAGTGCCCTCGTGGACATCGTCGCCGAGCACGGCGACCCCGAGGGTGACGACGTGCCCCAGCGCCTCGAGGAGAAGGCGCGAGAACTCGCAGAGGGCGTCCGGGCCGGTTACGCGCAAGGAGTACCCGAACCAGAAGGGACATAA
- the trpB gene encoding tryptophan synthase subunit beta, producing the protein MSTDDDTTTEESTRDRPGTFGRYGGQYVPEALMPAIQELEDAYQRYVLENEDGFMDEFRRRLRDFGGRPTPLQRADRLSEEYGLDVYLKREDLLHGGAHKLNNALGQVLLAKYMGKERIVAETGAGQHGTATAMAAAHLDLPCEIYMGTRDISRQRPNVFRMRLNGAEVNPVTAGRGTLKEAINETMRDWATNVEDTHYVIGSVVGPHPFPSMVRDFQAVISEEARRQIQEQVGRLPDSVVACAGGGSNTMGTFANFVDDEDVDLFAVEAGGSSLEVDSETGVAPNSASLSTGSEGVLHGARTKLLQDRDGNIVESHSISSGLDYAGVGPELSYLVDEGRVTPVNVDDDAALAAFHHLSQHEGIIPALESAHAIAYASEHPETLGDVTVINVSGRGDKDLEAVIEETEKRDIPGAPDMDVFEEVGGGSL; encoded by the coding sequence ATGAGTACGGACGACGACACGACGACCGAGGAATCGACACGGGACCGACCGGGCACGTTCGGCCGCTACGGCGGCCAGTACGTCCCAGAGGCACTGATGCCCGCCATCCAGGAGCTGGAGGACGCCTACCAGCGCTACGTCCTGGAGAACGAGGACGGCTTCATGGACGAGTTCCGCCGACGCCTGCGCGACTTCGGTGGCCGTCCCACGCCGCTGCAGCGCGCCGACCGCCTCAGCGAGGAGTACGGTCTCGACGTCTACCTGAAGCGCGAGGACCTGCTCCACGGCGGCGCCCACAAGTTGAACAACGCGCTCGGGCAGGTGCTGCTCGCGAAGTACATGGGCAAGGAGCGCATCGTCGCCGAGACCGGCGCGGGCCAGCACGGCACCGCGACGGCCATGGCGGCGGCCCACCTCGACCTCCCCTGCGAGATCTACATGGGTACCCGCGACATCTCGCGCCAGCGCCCCAACGTCTTCCGGATGCGCCTGAACGGGGCCGAGGTCAACCCCGTGACGGCCGGGCGTGGCACCCTGAAGGAGGCCATCAACGAGACGATGCGCGACTGGGCGACCAACGTCGAGGACACCCACTACGTCATCGGGTCGGTCGTCGGGCCGCACCCGTTCCCGTCGATGGTGCGTGACTTCCAGGCCGTCATCAGCGAGGAAGCTCGCCGCCAGATCCAGGAACAGGTCGGGCGCCTCCCCGACTCGGTCGTCGCCTGCGCGGGCGGCGGCTCGAACACGATGGGCACCTTCGCCAACTTCGTCGACGACGAGGACGTTGACCTGTTCGCGGTCGAGGCCGGCGGCTCCTCGCTCGAGGTCGACAGCGAGACGGGGGTCGCCCCGAACTCGGCGTCGCTCTCGACCGGCTCCGAGGGGGTCCTCCACGGGGCCCGGACGAAGCTCCTGCAGGACAGGGACGGCAACATCGTCGAGAGCCACAGCATCTCCTCGGGGCTGGACTACGCCGGCGTCGGCCCGGAGCTCTCCTACCTCGTGGACGAGGGCCGGGTGACCCCGGTGAACGTCGACGACGACGCGGCGCTGGCCGCCTTCCACCACCTGAGCCAGCACGAGGGCATCATCCCGGCGCTGGAGTCCGCCCACGCCATCGCCTACGCCTCCGAGCACCCCGAGACGCTGGGCGACGTGACCGTCATCAACGTCTCCGGGCGCGGCGACAAGGACCTCGAGGCGGTCATCGAGGAGACCGAGAAGCGCGACATCCCCGGAGCGCCCGACATGGACGTCTTCGAGGAGGTCGGCGGTGGTTCGCTATGA
- the trpC gene encoding indole-3-glycerol phosphate synthase produces MNATEDIAPAVRSILDAAARRETPDGRVSVESRSLVDALAAAAADGRTPVIAEVKPTSPTTEGSRTDDPVELAKQMVAGGAAAISVLTEPEHFGGSTENLTRIRETVDVPVLRKDFLLEEAHLDAVEADAVLLIVRFLDDLGGMIDAARDRGFEPLVEVHTLAELETALDAGATLVGVNNRDLAKLVVDLDTFEAIAPHVPDDVTLLAESGITTPADARRMREAGADGLLVGSAIMDGDVETNTRDLVNA; encoded by the coding sequence ATGAACGCTACTGAGGATATTGCGCCAGCGGTCCGGTCCATCCTGGACGCTGCAGCGCGGCGAGAGACACCAGACGGGCGCGTCTCGGTGGAATCGCGGTCGCTCGTCGACGCGCTCGCCGCCGCGGCGGCGGACGGGCGGACACCGGTCATCGCCGAGGTGAAGCCGACGAGTCCCACGACGGAGGGCTCGCGGACCGACGACCCGGTCGAGCTGGCGAAGCAGATGGTCGCGGGCGGCGCGGCCGCCATCTCGGTTCTCACGGAGCCAGAACACTTCGGCGGCAGCACCGAGAACCTGACCCGCATTCGCGAGACGGTCGACGTCCCGGTGTTGCGCAAGGACTTCCTGCTCGAGGAGGCGCACCTCGACGCCGTTGAGGCCGACGCTGTCTTGCTCATCGTCCGGTTCCTCGACGACCTCGGGGGGATGATAGACGCAGCCCGCGACCGCGGCTTCGAGCCGCTGGTCGAGGTGCACACGCTGGCCGAACTGGAGACCGCGCTCGACGCGGGCGCGACCCTCGTGGGCGTGAACAACCGCGACCTCGCGAAACTGGTCGTCGACCTCGACACATTCGAGGCCATCGCGCCCCACGTTCCGGACGACGTGACACTGCTCGCCGAGTCCGGCATCACGACGCCTGCAGACGCGCGGCGGATGCGCGAGGCGGGCGCCGACGGGCTGCTCGTCGGGAGCGCCATCATGGACGGCGACGTGGAGACGAACACACGCGACCTGGTGAACGCATGA
- a CDS encoding MGMT family protein has translation MDDAGIYARHYPFLERYVQLGVASGRVISVTFPEQPDDDAADDHDLLDRIQTYFDGVTEVDFGDVQVALTLPTDQREVLETLRENVPYGEQVDVKQLARMTPGLDAEDEDDLILVRTALDENPAPLLIPDHRVRDGPSAAPPEVEQRLRSVEDL, from the coding sequence ATGGACGACGCGGGCATCTACGCGAGGCACTACCCCTTCCTGGAGCGATACGTGCAACTCGGCGTCGCCAGCGGGCGCGTCATCTCGGTCACGTTCCCGGAGCAACCGGACGACGACGCGGCCGACGACCACGACCTGCTCGACCGCATCCAGACGTACTTCGACGGCGTCACCGAGGTCGACTTCGGGGACGTGCAGGTCGCCCTGACGCTGCCGACGGACCAGCGCGAGGTGCTGGAGACACTGCGCGAGAACGTGCCCTACGGCGAGCAGGTCGACGTGAAACAGCTCGCCCGCATGACGCCCGGCCTCGACGCCGAGGACGAGGACGACCTCATCCTCGTCCGGACCGCCCTCGACGAGAACCCGGCGCCCCTGCTCATCCCCGACCACCGCGTCCGCGACGGACCGAGCGCGGCCCCGCCGGAGGTCGAACAGCGACTGCGCTCCGTCGAAGACCTCTGA